A part of Acidimicrobiales bacterium genomic DNA contains:
- a CDS encoding D-alanyl-D-alanine carboxypeptidase family protein, translated as PVPEGREGDGYATDGNGDGLADPWQPDDAIHAAARLVGRNGAPGDYTAALRAYNDSGEYVEDVLRWAQSYRQETAAGPAADGSVDLATVRGITVARSIAPNVEALVVAAQRDGHTLTGSGHRSHERQIELRQEHCGRSDYAIYEMPSGQCTPPTARPGSSMHEVGLAVDFSCDGALIESRSSACFTWMEAHAPPLGLYNLPSEPWHWSVDGS; from the coding sequence CGCCGGTGCCCGAGGGCCGCGAGGGCGACGGCTACGCCACCGACGGCAACGGCGACGGCCTGGCCGACCCGTGGCAGCCGGACGACGCCATCCACGCCGCGGCCCGCCTCGTCGGCCGCAACGGCGCCCCCGGCGACTACACCGCAGCTCTCCGGGCCTACAACGACTCCGGCGAGTACGTCGAGGACGTGCTCCGCTGGGCCCAGTCGTACCGCCAGGAGACGGCGGCCGGGCCGGCAGCCGACGGGTCCGTCGACCTGGCGACGGTCCGGGGCATCACCGTGGCCCGCAGCATCGCCCCCAACGTGGAGGCCCTGGTCGTCGCCGCCCAGCGTGACGGCCACACGCTCACCGGCTCCGGCCACCGCTCCCACGAGCGGCAGATCGAGCTGCGGCAGGAGCACTGCGGCCGCAGCGACTACGCGATCTACGAGATGCCGTCGGGCCAGTGCACACCGCCCACCGCCCGGCCGGGGTCGTCGATGCACGAGGTGGGCCTGGCGGTCGACTTCTCGTGCGACGGCGCGCTGATCGAGAGCCGCTCGTCCGCCTGCTTCACCTGGATGGAGGCCCACGCCCCGCCCCTCGGCCTCTACAACCTCCCGTCGGAGCCGTGGCACTGGAGCGTCGACGGGTCGTGA